A region of Paenibacillus sp. 37 DNA encodes the following proteins:
- a CDS encoding WXG100 family type VII secretion target, which translates to MSTIKVTPEQLHHVSNQVDQARQQLEHIRSELTRQIMFVQMMWMGATQERFYYEFEQSHPILDKALESMVGISKELKEIATRFENVDAEKVSLGSAVGAVGAGVMMKTLGDDAGTEDKGYRMAQVNVYGKLMWLPVNENGVTDQAALQAYKKDQGHLDFNRMQATDAEVPGEDIYVMQIKAFENGIHPFTGEPVSDKYAQMMLTSLKFSQLFMAFQMVRGSMPGGKGPFRVPSSHPAVAKIKKNMEAAEARKANEQKKGSEGKGQATKTVISEHVSDAEKLQRPYAHLVNVDGFKRGSRPGVSGGHNMDKFNGALQEDANKYGLSVKKDYFIGEPKKHNVEGIYEVEYQIPSLKRSESDKSIFEPITDSNGNVLGKRVNDPKTVYDPNIISNEKMYNWGKAALEPQIQAGNVKNGIVKGELNGLKFVGFVDEKGNIKNFYPAF; encoded by the coding sequence ATGAGTACAATTAAGGTGACTCCTGAGCAACTACATCATGTATCCAATCAGGTGGATCAGGCCAGACAACAGTTGGAGCATATTCGCAGTGAACTGACGAGACAGATCATGTTCGTTCAGATGATGTGGATGGGGGCGACGCAGGAGCGATTCTACTATGAGTTTGAACAGTCGCACCCTATATTGGATAAAGCACTGGAGAGTATGGTGGGCATCTCCAAGGAACTCAAGGAGATCGCTACGCGATTTGAGAATGTCGATGCTGAAAAGGTGAGTCTTGGAAGTGCTGTTGGCGCTGTGGGTGCGGGAGTAATGATGAAGACCTTGGGTGATGATGCGGGTACGGAGGATAAAGGCTACCGGATGGCGCAAGTCAATGTGTATGGGAAGCTGATGTGGTTGCCTGTGAACGAGAATGGTGTTACGGATCAGGCAGCCCTTCAGGCATATAAGAAGGATCAGGGGCATTTGGATTTTAATCGGATGCAAGCTACGGATGCTGAAGTGCCAGGGGAAGATATTTATGTGATGCAGATCAAAGCCTTTGAAAATGGAATTCATCCCTTCACAGGCGAGCCTGTATCCGATAAGTATGCTCAGATGATGTTGACTTCTCTGAAGTTCAGTCAGCTATTTATGGCATTTCAGATGGTTCGCGGGAGTATGCCGGGTGGCAAAGGGCCGTTTCGCGTACCTTCTTCTCATCCAGCTGTGGCGAAGATTAAAAAGAATATGGAAGCGGCTGAAGCGAGGAAAGCGAATGAGCAGAAGAAGGGTTCTGAGGGCAAGGGACAAGCAACTAAGACAGTAATAAGTGAACATGTAAGTGATGCTGAGAAATTGCAAAGGCCATATGCTCACCTAGTAAACGTTGATGGATTTAAGAGAGGTAGTAGACCTGGAGTATCAGGTGGTCATAATATGGACAAATTCAATGGGGCCTTACAAGAAGACGCAAATAAGTATGGGCTGAGTGTTAAAAAGGATTATTTTATAGGTGAACCCAAGAAGCACAATGTCGAGGGGATCTACGAGGTGGAGTATCAAATTCCGTCCTTGAAACGAAGTGAATCAGATAAAAGTATTTTTGAACCGATAACGGACTCAAATGGAAATGTGCTTGGGAAGAGAGTGAATGATCCCAAAACAGTATATGATCCTAATATAATCTCTAATGAAAAAATGTATAATTGGGGAAAAGCAGCATTAGAGCCACAGATACAGGCTGGAAACGTGAAAAACGGGATAGTTAAAGGAGAATTAAATGGGCTGAAATTTGTGGGGTTCGTAGATGAAAAAGGGAACATAAAGAACTTTTATCCTGCTTTTTAA
- the cdiI gene encoding ribonuclease toxin immunity protein CdiI: MMYKILTTKAEIDRLVESYFWIIDFPRALTYFGDHERHGYGSGPLEVQFSSYHMPEEEEYIGDQKVCFIGEPPAYDEDVIAVMEHDEFYNYLMIYSEKYVEEHPEAKQEIYNLLDMVKKRLGLHS; the protein is encoded by the coding sequence ATGATGTACAAAATTTTGACAACAAAAGCTGAAATAGATAGATTAGTCGAATCTTATTTCTGGATTATTGATTTTCCGAGAGCTTTAACATACTTCGGAGATCATGAGAGACATGGTTATGGTTCAGGTCCACTGGAGGTACAATTTTCATCCTATCATATGCCAGAAGAGGAAGAGTATATTGGTGATCAGAAAGTGTGTTTTATTGGAGAGCCGCCAGCATATGATGAAGATGTAATTGCAGTGATGGAGCATGATGAATTTTATAACTATTTGATGATTTACAGTGAGAAGTACGTGGAGGAGCACCCAGAAGCTAAACAGGAGATTTATAATTTATTAGATATGGTAAAAAAAAGATTGGGTTTACATTCTTAA
- a CDS encoding DUF4879 domain-containing protein, with translation MRKLFSLALILVLVLSFNVAAYADGDVTQTKPLTKEEIINSKEFREAVKAAKAEFEAQKAKDTGGPVLFAPAPNVSHINVYGVVSPNGGQEIYGFNNNPLSTTNDHGGAWIQCITFQIGYDSSHFGKLAGNTMTNNWSEAIDLDGDRVIDAFAHSWVYESPNTTGGQFVGTVYSINIPTQWTAWINVR, from the coding sequence ATGAGAAAATTGTTTAGTTTAGCTCTTATTCTTGTTCTTGTACTTTCGTTTAATGTGGCTGCCTATGCAGATGGTGATGTGACTCAAACCAAACCGTTGACAAAGGAAGAGATTATTAATTCCAAAGAATTCCGTGAAGCTGTAAAAGCGGCTAAGGCTGAATTTGAAGCGCAGAAGGCTAAAGATACGGGTGGTCCAGTTCTGTTTGCACCTGCTCCGAACGTATCTCACATTAATGTATACGGTGTTGTATCTCCTAATGGCGGTCAAGAGATTTACGGCTTCAATAACAACCCGCTCTCCACGACCAATGATCATGGCGGGGCTTGGATTCAGTGTATTACGTTCCAGATCGGTTATGACAGCAGTCACTTCGGCAAACTCGCTGGCAATACTATGACAAACAACTGGTCTGAAGCTATTGATCTGGACGGTGATCGTGTCATAGATGCTTTTGCCCATTCTTGGGTTTATGAATCCCCTAATACAACAGGCGGACAATTTGTAGGTACGGTCTATTCCATTAACATCCCAACACAGTGGACCGCTTGGATTAATGTCCGTTAA